The following proteins come from a genomic window of Brevibacillus antibioticus:
- a CDS encoding SRPBCC family protein gives MKKQNTESSKIVGQTAAAGFQVGVRRTMPITPEQVWAFLTSSEGVKLWLGHVSNLTFSEGETFTSSDGISGQFRVVRPFRQFRLKWSMKEWEKPSTLQIRLLSDKPDRTTISFHQENLDHMNTREQMKLHWEEVLNEIRQKVSMIERE, from the coding sequence ATGAAGAAGCAAAATACCGAATCTAGCAAAATCGTTGGTCAAACGGCAGCGGCAGGCTTTCAAGTAGGTGTACGCAGGACGATGCCCATTACCCCGGAACAGGTATGGGCGTTTTTAACCTCGTCCGAAGGTGTGAAATTATGGCTTGGGCATGTATCGAACCTTACCTTTAGTGAGGGGGAGACCTTTACTTCCAGCGATGGCATATCGGGTCAATTTCGTGTTGTAAGACCGTTCCGGCAGTTTCGTTTAAAGTGGTCGATGAAGGAATGGGAAAAGCCGTCCACATTGCAAATCCGACTGTTATCCGACAAGCCTGACCGAACGACAATTAGCTTTCATCAAGAGAATTTGGATCACATGAACACAAGGGAGCAAATGAAGCTTCATTGGGAAGAAGTTCTGAATGAAATCAGGCAAAAGGTCTCCATGATAGAGAGGGAATAA
- a CDS encoding S-layer homology domain-containing protein: MKCFLFIKSATMLTIMGCYFFSVPTMNEKAGIVTTVFAAGPASYLTKEQAISLMKKIPIDTNGYVVEDIYLNETIALGQNGAVWTSYWVKDKSGNESLFIDVDATTGNLVQFTKSTVDKPKQTAVNIISEKEALKKAEAFVNSVAPEVQGHISKANEYQVDDSLPPRVMDHVFHFVRVENDIPFLENYLQVIVDSQGVIGSYSRQWYNGELPSPVPAISAEEANRRWDESVKPALHYVYTGEQIGKYGLPHRKMVLAYAYDEKAPVFIDAMTNQPMTILGESISQQSRIPIGTSTRTLGKEQKRLMDDEKREKADEIARKMFQAMPDRQTKVGGSTGISWNGFGEVSSSSAKSYYYARPAQGKEKAMKFQLGMDDYGEVTIFSVEEEHSEIENRIYPNPIPYEKAQAAAIDFMKKLYPDRQGELYTIHLPPTEESKKWLFERNGGYYITFGWLKQGIPIQGLETGVIVDPVNGEVMGMHTFPAYQPLEMIQVQKPRIDEQKAKQVEKENKELRLTYFMPYPEWRQGTYLVSREPKLVYRMVGDDGVVDADSGEWVSYTAYKQSKIPKDIAAHPHYLALLYAVKDGYFPVTNSKLDPDQPVTRGEFLRIVLKAQESYDFFPDYYEVAGEERFFTDIDEGHPLYETVKDAIERGLIQASTGNKQFDPDRNLTNSEANEMIAGLLQGNREKKGVLPVVTTGQPTKILTKADVARLLMELKAYARKV; the protein is encoded by the coding sequence ATGAAATGTTTTCTTTTCATAAAATCAGCAACAATGTTAACAATCATGGGCTGTTATTTTTTCAGCGTACCAACGATGAATGAAAAAGCAGGTATCGTAACAACTGTATTTGCAGCGGGGCCTGCTTCTTATCTAACAAAGGAACAGGCTATCTCACTCATGAAAAAGATACCTATCGATACGAATGGTTACGTTGTGGAAGATATCTATCTTAATGAGACCATCGCTTTGGGGCAAAACGGAGCGGTTTGGACGAGCTATTGGGTCAAAGATAAAAGCGGGAATGAAAGTCTATTCATAGATGTAGACGCAACAACAGGCAATTTGGTCCAGTTTACAAAATCTACAGTTGATAAGCCCAAACAAACGGCTGTGAACATCATTTCAGAAAAAGAGGCTTTGAAAAAGGCAGAAGCATTCGTAAATTCAGTTGCCCCTGAAGTGCAAGGGCATATTTCCAAGGCAAACGAATATCAGGTTGACGATTCCCTTCCTCCGCGGGTAATGGATCATGTTTTTCATTTTGTTCGCGTAGAAAATGACATTCCATTCTTGGAGAACTATCTTCAGGTAATCGTCGATTCTCAAGGTGTAATCGGTTCTTACAGTCGCCAATGGTACAATGGAGAGTTGCCATCTCCTGTTCCAGCCATATCAGCGGAGGAGGCAAATAGACGGTGGGACGAGTCGGTGAAGCCAGCCCTTCATTATGTATATACAGGAGAGCAGATCGGAAAATATGGATTGCCCCATAGAAAAATGGTTTTGGCTTATGCTTACGATGAAAAAGCACCGGTCTTCATCGATGCGATGACGAATCAACCTATGACGATTTTGGGGGAGAGTATTAGTCAACAGTCGCGAATCCCGATCGGAACATCAACCAGAACGTTGGGCAAGGAACAAAAAAGGCTGATGGATGATGAAAAGAGAGAGAAGGCCGACGAGATTGCACGTAAGATGTTCCAAGCCATGCCTGATCGTCAAACAAAGGTTGGGGGCAGTACTGGGATATCATGGAATGGATTTGGGGAGGTTAGCTCCAGTAGTGCAAAGTCTTACTATTATGCTCGTCCAGCCCAAGGAAAAGAAAAGGCAATGAAGTTCCAGTTAGGGATGGATGATTACGGAGAGGTTACGATTTTTTCGGTGGAGGAAGAACATTCTGAAATAGAAAATCGAATCTATCCCAATCCGATTCCTTACGAAAAAGCACAAGCAGCTGCAATCGATTTTATGAAGAAGCTCTATCCTGATCGACAAGGAGAGCTGTATACGATCCATCTTCCGCCAACAGAAGAGAGCAAGAAATGGCTGTTTGAGCGAAATGGCGGCTACTACATTACTTTTGGTTGGTTAAAGCAAGGAATACCTATCCAAGGCCTCGAAACGGGGGTAATCGTCGATCCTGTAAATGGAGAGGTAATGGGGATGCACACTTTTCCTGCCTATCAACCACTCGAGATGATTCAGGTACAAAAACCTAGAATCGATGAACAAAAAGCAAAGCAGGTAGAAAAGGAAAACAAGGAGCTTCGACTTACCTATTTCATGCCATATCCAGAATGGCGACAGGGAACCTATCTGGTTAGTCGTGAGCCAAAGCTGGTTTACAGAATGGTAGGAGACGATGGTGTAGTTGATGCGGATTCTGGAGAATGGGTGAGCTATACGGCTTACAAGCAATCAAAAATTCCAAAGGATATTGCTGCGCACCCTCACTATTTGGCGCTTTTGTACGCTGTGAAAGACGGTTATTTTCCTGTCACAAACAGCAAGCTTGATCCTGATCAGCCTGTCACCCGAGGAGAGTTTCTACGCATTGTGCTCAAAGCCCAGGAGTCCTACGACTTCTTTCCAGACTATTATGAAGTAGCGGGAGAGGAGCGGTTTTTTACGGATATCGATGAAGGTCATCCCCTCTATGAAACCGTGAAAGATGCGATAGAAAGAGGTTTGATACAAGCTAGCACCGGTAATAAGCAATTCGATCCAGATCGCAATCTCACAAACTCGGAAGCAAACGAGATGATTGCCGGGTTGCTACAAGGGAATCGAGAAAAGAAAGGTGTTCTGCCAGTAGTTACAACTGGGCAGCCTACTAAGATTTTGACAAAGGCTGATGTAGCTCGTTTATTGATGGAACTGAAAGCTTATGCGCGAAAAGTATAG